One Anolis carolinensis isolate JA03-04 chromosome 5, rAnoCar3.1.pri, whole genome shotgun sequence DNA segment encodes these proteins:
- the LOC134299663 gene encoding uncharacterized protein LOC134299663, with the protein MRRNKLRINPDKTEALLVSRSSDRGIGWQPVLDGVALPLKSQVRSLGVLLDSALTLEVQVSAVAGRAFAQLKLVRQLRPYLVKSDLTTVVHALVTSRLDYCNALYVGLPLKTARKLQLVQRSAARLITGAGYRERSTPLFKELHWLPFIFRSQFKVQTIIYKALNGLGPAYLRDRISYHKPARPLRSSGEALLSPLPISQARLVGTRERAFSAVAPHLWNSLPIEIRQAPTLLAFRKDLKTWLFRCAFRE; encoded by the coding sequence atgaggagaaacaagctgaggatcaatcctgacaagacagaggccctcctggtcagtcgctcgtcggatcggggtattgggtggcagcctgtgctggacggggttgcactccccctgaaatcacaggtccgcagtttgggggtcctcctggattcagcgctgacgcttgaagtgcaggtgtcggcggtggccgggagggcttttgcacaactcaaacttgtgcgccaactgcgaccatacctcgtgaagtctgacttgaccacggtggtgcatgccttagttacctctagactggactactgtaatgcgctctacgtggggcttcccttgaagacggcccggaagttacagctggtccaacgttcggccgccagactaataacgggggcgggttacagggagagatctactcccctgtttaaggagctccactggctgccgttcatcttccggtcccaattcaaggtgcagaccatcatttataaagccctaaacggtttgggacccgcctaccttcgtgaccgtatctcctaccataaacctgcccgacctctccgatcatcaggggaggccctcctgtcgccactacctatatctcaggctcgccttgtaggaacaagggagagggccttttctgcggtggcccctcacttgtggaactcgctgcccattgaaatcaggcaagcccccacccttttagccttcaggaaagatttaaaaacatggctcttccggtgtgctttcagagagtaa